One window from the genome of Leucobacter aridicollis encodes:
- a CDS encoding branched-chain amino acid ABC transporter permease, translating to MQQLLNGLFIGSIYALFAIGFTLVFGILDRLNLAHPAVFAASAFVGIGLAEAFELSIWVILVLVFVFGALLGLVIERVAFRPLKNRPDAHFAGLIASIAMAGMIVAVLQAFFGPQTRRFPEGTAPEGKVELFGASATYVQLAIVVICIGLVIALNVLVKRSSLGRSMRAVAENPTAARVLGINVDRVTAMTFSISSALGAVAGVLFALNVNSAQLGMGTAIELKGLAVIIVGGMGSLPGALVGGLVLGIAEVFAIQYIGSSWRDFIAFALLFVILLLMPQGIFGKRKVREV from the coding sequence ATGCAGCAATTGCTTAACGGCCTATTCATAGGCTCGATCTACGCGCTATTCGCCATCGGCTTCACGCTGGTGTTTGGCATTCTGGATCGCCTCAATTTGGCGCATCCAGCCGTGTTCGCGGCCTCGGCGTTCGTCGGCATCGGCCTCGCCGAAGCGTTCGAACTGTCGATCTGGGTGATCCTCGTTCTCGTGTTTGTATTCGGGGCGCTCCTTGGCTTGGTGATTGAACGGGTGGCCTTCCGCCCGCTCAAGAACCGGCCAGACGCCCACTTTGCGGGGCTGATCGCGTCGATCGCGATGGCAGGAATGATCGTCGCAGTGCTGCAAGCCTTCTTCGGCCCGCAGACGCGGCGATTCCCCGAGGGCACAGCGCCCGAGGGGAAGGTCGAGCTGTTTGGCGCGAGCGCCACCTACGTGCAGCTCGCAATCGTCGTGATCTGCATCGGCCTCGTCATCGCACTCAACGTGCTCGTGAAGCGCTCGTCGCTTGGCCGCTCGATGCGCGCAGTCGCCGAGAACCCGACCGCGGCGCGCGTACTCGGAATCAACGTTGACCGCGTCACTGCAATGACCTTCTCAATATCGTCGGCACTCGGTGCCGTCGCAGGCGTCCTGTTCGCGCTCAACGTGAACAGTGCACAGCTCGGCATGGGAACCGCGATCGAGCTGAAGGGCCTCGCTGTCATCATCGTCGGCGGAATGGGGTCGCTGCCGGGCGCACTCGTCGGCGGACTCGTGCTTGGAATCGCTGAAGTCTTCGCGATCCAGTACATCGGATCGAGCTGGCGCGACTTCATCGCGTTCGCGCTGCTGTTTGTCATCCTGCTGCTCATGCCGCAGGGAATCTTCGGCAAGCGGAAGGTGCGCGAGGTCTAA
- a CDS encoding ABC transporter substrate-binding protein: MKMKLRAAAVVSASALLLAGCSTGGGDESGGEAGGLVGTGSGDSCVIDSPVKIGAALSLTGGAGSYGASQQQGLELALAELNAADGIEYKLSIEDDASEPRQGISVMETFAGDGTSIVLGPTLSNTAVAAMPIANEAGMPVMGISTTAGGITDIGEFVFRDSLTEAQVIPQTIDAVIDEFGLKKVVVMYSNDDAFTESGYEVMAETLEGTDVEVLDTLTFSKADTDFRSLLTAAKDKNPDAIVVSALIEAAIPLVTQARELGIDQPIIGGNGFNNPKLMADAGDAAEGVVVGAAWNSASDNAENQAFLAAYEEKFGAQPDQFAAQAYSALYLIDDAIRSTCSAERADLRDSIAQLKDVATPLGAVSINENRDAEHPAVVQIVKDGKFAVLR, encoded by the coding sequence ATGAAGATGAAGCTTCGCGCCGCCGCAGTTGTGTCAGCGTCCGCCCTGTTGCTCGCCGGTTGCAGCACCGGTGGGGGAGACGAATCCGGCGGTGAGGCGGGCGGCCTCGTCGGAACCGGATCGGGCGACAGCTGCGTCATCGACAGCCCCGTCAAGATCGGTGCGGCGCTGAGCCTCACTGGCGGCGCTGGCAGCTACGGCGCGTCGCAGCAGCAGGGCCTCGAGCTTGCGCTCGCCGAGCTCAACGCTGCCGACGGCATCGAGTACAAGCTCAGCATTGAAGACGACGCGTCCGAGCCGCGCCAGGGCATTAGCGTGATGGAGACCTTCGCAGGCGACGGCACAAGCATCGTGCTCGGCCCGACGCTCTCGAACACCGCGGTCGCTGCAATGCCAATCGCCAACGAGGCAGGCATGCCAGTCATGGGCATCTCGACGACGGCAGGCGGCATCACCGACATCGGCGAGTTCGTTTTCCGTGACTCGCTCACCGAAGCACAGGTGATCCCGCAGACGATCGACGCCGTCATCGACGAGTTCGGGCTGAAGAAGGTCGTCGTGATGTACTCGAACGACGACGCCTTCACGGAATCGGGCTACGAAGTTATGGCAGAGACGCTCGAGGGCACCGACGTCGAGGTACTCGACACTCTCACATTCTCGAAGGCAGACACCGACTTCCGCAGCCTCCTCACAGCGGCAAAGGACAAGAACCCCGACGCAATCGTCGTCTCGGCGCTGATCGAGGCAGCCATCCCGCTCGTCACGCAGGCGCGCGAGCTCGGCATCGATCAGCCGATCATCGGCGGCAACGGGTTCAACAACCCGAAGCTCATGGCAGACGCGGGTGATGCGGCAGAGGGCGTCGTCGTCGGTGCCGCGTGGAACTCGGCGTCGGACAACGCTGAGAACCAGGCGTTCCTCGCAGCATACGAAGAAAAGTTCGGCGCGCAGCCCGACCAGTTCGCGGCCCAGGCGTACTCGGCGCTCTACCTCATCGACGACGCGATCCGTAGCACCTGCTCGGCTGAGCGTGCCGACCTTCGCGACTCGATCGCTCAGCTCAAGGATGTCGCAACGCCACTCGGCGCGGTCAGCATCAACGAGAACCGCGACGCAGAGCACCCGGCAGTCGTGCAGATCGTCAAGGACGGCAAGTTCGCCGTTCTGCGCTAA
- a CDS encoding ATP-binding cassette domain-containing protein has protein sequence MITCERLTVGGAAGAAKPVLRGISARIEHGKVRAVVGGKGAGKTVLGWALRGALCPGLQRTAGSVRVGGFDPLDNAGLAATPTHVAWLGDDPEGELRGEPTVRDALASSLSARFPGLAFDDLTLYAALARLGINDPRVLDREPQQLPSGLRRRVALAQALARPVSVGSPKLVVLDEPLAGLERPVAVEVIEALAGMRRAIRTTVIVLTRDLELAQRFADEISVLENGQIVETFCPESALGRRNAQAPRRALAQPASLPLCVPTSVASAGNAITARGVVRRSGAELGGGEDLARSVSHSLELRDLAVALPAVPGSTAPLSVALRRGEGLAVTGPTGSGKSMLALAIVGGLSPSSALRIGGGLLIHGVQQQPRAAARTPEERRAIQLVSYSSDRATSETHTVRTQLRRAIRRARPGASSSAVGSRVSAILALTELSPTLLLERVCDLPRAEQLRLALARALAHDPSVLVLDGGEAQREAGLFAACARARSVDGVALLVFARSADGLRGCCDGEVQLGGDGSIRRLDTARGVDSEQRQHAA, from the coding sequence ATGATTACGTGCGAACGCCTCACCGTCGGCGGTGCTGCTGGCGCTGCCAAGCCCGTGCTCCGAGGCATCTCGGCCCGCATCGAGCACGGCAAAGTTCGCGCTGTCGTGGGCGGCAAGGGCGCCGGCAAGACTGTACTTGGCTGGGCACTCAGGGGTGCGCTCTGTCCTGGCCTGCAACGGACGGCCGGAAGCGTGCGTGTCGGTGGGTTTGATCCACTCGATAACGCAGGCCTTGCAGCGACCCCAACGCACGTCGCCTGGCTGGGGGACGACCCCGAGGGCGAACTTCGCGGGGAGCCCACGGTGCGCGACGCACTCGCCTCGTCGCTTTCGGCGCGCTTCCCAGGGCTCGCCTTCGACGACCTCACGCTTTACGCCGCACTCGCCAGGCTCGGTATCAACGATCCGAGAGTCCTTGACCGCGAGCCCCAGCAGCTGCCGTCGGGGCTCCGGCGCCGGGTGGCGCTCGCACAAGCGCTCGCCCGGCCGGTCAGCGTCGGCTCACCCAAGCTTGTCGTTCTTGACGAGCCGCTTGCTGGCCTGGAACGCCCAGTTGCAGTCGAGGTGATTGAGGCGCTCGCGGGGATGCGTCGCGCAATCCGCACGACCGTGATAGTGCTCACGCGAGACCTCGAGCTCGCCCAGCGATTTGCCGACGAGATCTCCGTGCTTGAGAACGGACAGATAGTCGAAACGTTCTGCCCAGAGAGTGCTCTCGGGCGGCGGAATGCCCAGGCACCGCGGCGCGCGCTCGCGCAACCGGCCAGTCTTCCCCTTTGCGTGCCTACGTCGGTGGCTTCTGCAGGGAACGCGATCACGGCGCGCGGCGTCGTTCGCCGTTCGGGCGCCGAACTCGGCGGCGGCGAGGACCTGGCGCGTTCGGTGAGTCACTCGCTCGAACTTCGTGACTTAGCAGTCGCTCTGCCCGCTGTGCCAGGGTCGACGGCTCCGCTGTCGGTAGCGCTTCGGCGTGGGGAGGGGCTCGCGGTGACAGGCCCCACCGGCAGCGGCAAGAGCATGCTCGCACTCGCGATAGTCGGCGGGCTGAGCCCGAGCTCGGCGCTGCGAATTGGGGGTGGGCTCCTGATCCATGGAGTTCAGCAGCAACCGCGCGCAGCCGCGCGAACGCCAGAAGAGCGCCGGGCGATCCAGCTTGTTTCATACTCCTCCGACCGCGCGACATCCGAGACGCACACGGTCCGCACGCAACTGCGGCGAGCAATCAGGCGCGCGCGGCCGGGCGCGTCCTCGAGTGCGGTTGGATCCAGGGTCTCTGCCATCCTCGCGCTCACTGAGCTCAGCCCAACGCTGCTGCTCGAGCGGGTGTGTGACCTGCCTCGAGCCGAGCAGCTCAGACTCGCGCTTGCTCGCGCGCTCGCCCACGACCCGAGTGTGCTCGTGCTCGATGGGGGCGAAGCTCAGCGTGAGGCTGGTCTCTTCGCAGCCTGCGCACGTGCGCGCAGCGTCGACGGGGTTGCGCTTCTCGTATTCGCCCGCAGCGCGGACGGACTCCGTGGGTGCTGCGACGGGGAAGTCCAGTTGGGCGGTGACGGCAGCATCCGAAGACTCGATACTGCCCGAGGCGTGGATTCCGAGCAGCGCCAACACGCGGCCTGA
- a CDS encoding glucosamine-6-phosphate deaminase: MSTTVHIHVFTTEAELAQAAAKRIVDRVRADASAVVGLATGSSPVAVYAEWGRQARELGLDQSGVRGFALDEYLGLDPSDPRSYHAVIRRDAVAGAGLNAELVRIPDGSGRPDAAEEYERTIMEAGGVDVQVLGLGRNGHLGFNEPGSSATSRTRVVSLAETTISDNARFFERQEDVPTAAITQGLGTIFEARELLVIAVGPAKAAAVQAAIEGEVTEALPASLLQTHPNVHWFLDEAAAAGLAAVG, translated from the coding sequence GTGAGTACTACAGTGCACATTCACGTTTTCACGACCGAGGCTGAGCTCGCGCAGGCCGCGGCCAAACGAATCGTTGATCGCGTGCGCGCAGACGCCTCGGCTGTCGTCGGGCTTGCGACCGGCTCGTCTCCAGTTGCGGTATATGCGGAGTGGGGCAGGCAAGCGCGCGAGCTCGGGCTTGACCAGTCGGGCGTTCGAGGCTTCGCGCTCGACGAGTATCTCGGGCTTGACCCGTCTGACCCGCGAAGCTACCACGCCGTCATTCGGCGGGACGCCGTCGCTGGGGCTGGGCTCAACGCCGAGCTCGTGCGGATCCCTGATGGTTCGGGCAGACCCGATGCCGCCGAGGAGTACGAGCGAACGATCATGGAGGCGGGTGGCGTCGATGTCCAGGTGCTCGGGCTTGGCCGCAACGGGCACCTTGGGTTCAATGAGCCGGGTTCGTCTGCCACATCGCGGACGCGCGTTGTGAGTCTCGCGGAGACGACGATCTCAGACAATGCACGATTCTTCGAACGGCAGGAAGACGTTCCCACGGCGGCGATCACGCAGGGGCTCGGAACGATCTTTGAGGCACGGGAGCTGCTTGTGATCGCAGTAGGGCCGGCGAAGGCCGCGGCAGTTCAAGCGGCGATCGAGGGCGAAGTCACCGAGGCGCTGCCAGCGAGTCTCTTGCAAACCCACCCGAACGTGCATTGGTTCCTCGACGAGGCTGCAGCTGCTGGCCTCGCGGCAGTCGGGTAG